The following are encoded together in the Apodemus sylvaticus chromosome 11, mApoSyl1.1, whole genome shotgun sequence genome:
- the LOC127696769 gene encoding translation initiation factor IF-2-like, translating into MAARPPPPLAVASRARPTGASGRVFPASRSSTLASGRASSSGLPPSVGLSAPPSRPLSPRASISRPPGPASLPQPAVSSRGGWPAAPVTCAASHPPAAVRQRLSGGGGGGSSSGREAAEGREVGGGGGGSGGRSAARPRLSARGADPAPAPPARRRRRRGLRRPQKPREKCALLIGCRLKSPADRAFQIRAGAARGERQAAGDRARGVSSDPERGYRRARRAPAPLASRSRSRSSSGARAAASSATAASHGAVTSRPPPNRRARPRSPAWARTRAHGLRQMKSAGGHGPAQRPGLERQNLAGAAGGSQEPARLPAWTAGHRGAE; encoded by the coding sequence ATGGCCGCGCGCCCGCCACCCCCGTTAGCCGTCGCCAGCCGTGCGCGCCCGACCGGCGCTTCAGGCCGCGTCTTCCCAGCCTCCCGATCCTCCACCCTCGCCTCAGGCCGCGCGTCCTCCTCCGGCCTGCCCCCCAGCGTCGGGCTCTCAGCCCCCCCAAGCCGCCCCCTCAGCCCTCGGGCCTCGATCTCCCGGCCTCCCGGCCCGGCCTCCCTTCCCCAGCCAGCGGTTAGTTCCCGCGGCGGTTGGCCGGCGGCCCCAGTGACCTGCGCTGCGTCGCATCCTCCGGCTGCTGTCCGGCAGCGGCtgtccggcggcggcggcggcggcagcagcagcgggcGCGAGGCCGccgagggcagggaggtaggagggggcggcggcggcagcggcgggcGCAGCGCGGCCAGGCCGAGGCTCTCCGCGCGCGGCGCCGACCCCGCCCCCGCGCCTcccgcccgccgccgccgccgccggggcCTCCGCCGCCCCCAGAAGCCGCGGGAAAAGTGCGCTCTGCTGATTGGCTGCCGCCTCAAGTCGCCCGCGGACCGGGCTTTTCAAATCCGCGCCGGGGCCGCGCGCGGAGAGCGGCAGGCGGCGGGCGACAGGGCGCGCGGAGTAAGCAGCGATCCCGAGCGCGGGTATAGGAGAGCCCGGCGCGCGCCCGCTCCGCTCGCCTCCCGCTCCCGCTCCCGCTCGTCAAGCGGCGCGCGGGCGGCGGCCAGCTCCGCAACCGCGGCGAGCCACGGCGCGGTGACGTCACGCCCGCCGCCCAATCGCCGCGCGCGGCCCCGGAGCCCGGCGTGGGCGCGGACGCGGGCACACGGCCTCAGGCAGATGAAGAGCGCGGGAGGCCACGGCCCCGCCCAGCGTCCGGGCCTCGAGCGCCAGAACCTGGCGGGAGCAGCTGGTGGCTCACAGGAGCCTGCCCGCCTCCCTGCGTGGACAGCTGGACACCGCGGCGCGGAGTAG